Genomic segment of Panicum virgatum strain AP13 chromosome 9N, P.virgatum_v5, whole genome shotgun sequence:
CAAAATCTCAAGGCGTTGCTATATATATAGCTGCGGTTTAGTTTTACCCTTTTTTCACTTCCACTTGCGCCCGAACATCTTCTTGTGCTTACCGAACATCTTCTTGTGCTTGCCAAACTTGCCGTGCTTGAACTTGCCATGCTTGAACTTGCCGTGGTGGCCGTACATCCCGTGGACACCTCCGTGGCCCTGGGACATCTTGTGAGCTCCAtaggctgcagccgccgccgcggcacctcCGGCGATCACCGCGCCGTACCCAGCAGAGCCCCCTGCACCGTGGCCTCCTCCATACATAGCACCATGACCTGAGTAAAAGAGTTAGAATTATATGGTTTTCAAACATCACATTATTAAAATGCATTTTTGTGAAAGATTTTTTATAACAAATCACGGTATTCTTAAGTAAAAAACATGAGATAGTGAACACACAATACAAGAGAGGACCATACCAGGCATTGGTGGACCATGACCAGGGTAACCTGCTGGTGGGTAGGTAGGTTGATGGGGATACCCGCTCGGAGGATATGCTCCTGGAGGGTACGCGCCATGTGACGGCGGGTATCCGCCAGGTTGAGGGTACCCACCCGAAGGCGGGTACCCACCAGGTGGGACCGGATACCCTTGTCCGGGAGGATACACACCCGGCGGAGCAGGATAACCGACAGGGTACTGGCCATATCCACTTGGATACCCTCCGTGATACCCTTTGTCCGTGCCTGAGGGGTCATGACTGTCCTTCCCGCCTCCCATAGCGCCGCCCTCCTCTCAACGCTGAGCTGCACTAGAAGAAAATGGAGAATGTGGATTCGAACGTGGTTGTGGCTTTAATTTCGCATTACCACGGCGCATATCATGGAGACATGGATCAACGTCAAGAGAATTGCAGGTTAATTACCTGGACCTTGGTGCCTAAGCAGAGCTTCCTTGGACAAAATGGCGTCAACAATGGCGTGCGGCTTGGAAGATATATATGTGCCAACTCTAGTGTGCTTTTCGGTTCGTGACGTGTATGGTCATGTTTAGGTCGACGCGGCTTGCTTCGGCGCCAAATAAGTTATTCGTTCTCTCTGTAATCTGCCATCTTTAGAGTTGGTGATCTATTTCTTGATGTGGATGTACGTGAAGCTAGGAGCCGAGCCCTCCATTCTCGCCGCACCTTTCTACCtccaggcgcgcgcggcgcggggttAACGTTGACGTGCAAGTACGACCAGCGCAGCACAGAACCACCCAATCACTGTCAAGTAAAATTGCGTAAGGAGACGTGACAAGATCCGTTGTAGTCTAGCTGGTTAGGATACTCGGCTCTCACCCGAGAGACCCGGGTTCgagtcccggcaacggaattttttttgaaaaatctgttttgttttttgtttttgagcAGGACTCCTATAGTTTCAGCCTGAACAAAGACTACACGGTGCCCTTTACAGATTGGGATAGCTATTGACATGTACACAATGAAGATGTGGCAGAACAAAACGAATCACTTAATAACTTCAAAAAAGACAGAAAAAATGAAGTGGACTTGCAATATCGGAAATTTTAGGCAATATCACGAGCAAGTCCAAAAGATACAGTACTTAGGTAATAATATGTTATGAGTCCACATATTATCAGGTTGAAGTATCAAGGTTTCCAGTTTTTCCTAAGTTAGCTCCTGGAAGGGCGATAATTTTATGCAAAAAGAGCGACTGAGCAAACAGATGTTCCATTGCTCCCTAACCATGAACCAGGCCATGGATGATGGATTCACTTAACAGCAGCAGCTATCTTAGCTATGCTTTGACAAAATGGCCTCCACAACACTACGAGCTATTGGGTGGTAAAATTCTTGAGCCTCCGAGAAGATCCTCTGGGCTAGCATCTTTTCCTCACTGGAGCACTTGGCTAGTGAGCTGTAAAGCGGGCGAAGGTACTTCATCCTTCCCACCTGCTTCAAGCATTTCTCAACCTCGTTGAAGTAGCACTTGCACCCGGTGGGAATCGCAAGCTGGAGGAACGCCACTTTGACCTCGTAGTCACGGCTTTCAGATAGCTTGTACCGCTCATCAAGAGCAGTAACCTGCATATAGACAACATATATGGGCATGTGAGCAGTTGATCTTTAAATTACTCGAGAATTATGTTGTACTATTGTGTCATAAAGAGAAAATCTGGTCCACAACATGCTATGTAACAGCAAGCCAGAGCTTTTCAAGCATAGTGACAGCAGGTTACAGATAACTGCCCTGAACAGCAGAACATTTCCATTGTACGTCTCATTAGTCAAAAAGCTAAATTAAAACTGGCTTTGAAATGAGCTACAGATATGAAAAGACAGCTCTGTGATAGTACTTGCCAGTGAGTATTGATGTAAATACAATTTTTATAGAGCTGGCCATATTCAGCTTACTAAACTAGCTACAGAGGGCTTTTCATGACTAAACGGGATTCTGCCATGCAATCTCCAAACTAATATTTTTTAATACACATAATGTCAATATTCAAGAAGTCCGAAGACTGGAGAGCACAATGTAATTTTCAGCATT
This window contains:
- the LOC120691070 gene encoding glycine-rich protein A3-like, coding for MGGGKDSHDPSGTDKGYHGGYPSGYGQYPVGYPAPPGVYPPGQGYPVPPGGYPPSGGYPQPGGYPPSHGAYPPGAYPPSGYPHQPTYPPAGYPGHGPPMPGHGAMYGGGHGAGGSAGYGAVIAGGAAAAAAAYGAHKMSQGHGGVHGMYGHHGKFKHGKFKHGKFGKHKKMFGKHKKMFGRKWK